GTTGCTTTTTACAGAGCGCCCGCCATTGTAGTGGATTTCGGGACGGCAGTGACGTTCGATGTTGTTTCCCGTGAGACCGGTTACAAGGGGGGAGCTATTGCTCCCGGGCTGGCGTCGATGGGCGATTACCTTGCCAGGAATACGGCCCTTCTTCCGGCAATTGATCCCCATGAACCCAAGTATGCTATCGGGAGAAGTACGGAGGAGGCTATGCATTCCGGGGCCGTTTACGGCTACCGCGGTTTGGTGAAAGAGATTTTGGAATGCTTGGAGAAGGAGATGGATGGAGTTCCGATTGTCATTGCAACAGGTGGCGACGCCGAATTGATTGCACAGGGCGTACCCCGAATCGACCACGTTGATCCTTTGCTGACACTCAATGGATTGAGAGTGATCGCCGGGTTAAATCCCCCTGCCTGACGGTGGAAAACTCTTTTCGTAGAAGGGATCTTGCTCGTCCCTTTCTTGAAGGAAGTCTGAAAAATGTGTTGCCAAACATAGAGTGCCACTGTAAAAGCGGGTAACTCTAACAACCTAACACAATGTCTGATAGCATCGAAGAAAAGGTGAAGGAAATCATCGTCGAGCAACTCGGCGCTGAAGCCGATAAAGTGACCACTAACGCAAAGTTCATCGAGGACCTCGGTGCCGACTCTCTGGATACCGTAGAACTCGTGATGGCTTTTGAAGACGCGTTCGACATCGAAGTGCCCGATAGCGATG
This is a stretch of genomic DNA from Akkermansia sp. N21116. It encodes these proteins:
- a CDS encoding acyl carrier protein, producing the protein MSDSIEEKVKEIIVEQLGAEADKVTTNAKFIEDLGADSLDTVELVMAFEDAFDIEVPDSDAEKLQSVADVVAYIEKAQAE
- a CDS encoding type III pantothenate kinase, which translates into the protein MSYLLIDNSNTRTKFVLSEPDRLLETRIVIPTREINEERLTRELGHLRYDYAVFSSVVPRVSELLADWLPRPYHMVTWQSNLGVGIDYPLPRQIGADRLVNAAGAVAFYRAPAIVVDFGTAVTFDVVSRETGYKGGAIAPGLASMGDYLARNTALLPAIDPHEPKYAIGRSTEEAMHSGAVYGYRGLVKEILECLEKEMDGVPIVIATGGDAELIAQGVPRIDHVDPLLTLNGLRVIAGLNPPA